Proteins encoded in a region of the Panthera tigris isolate Pti1 chromosome B2, P.tigris_Pti1_mat1.1, whole genome shotgun sequence genome:
- the PDCD2 gene encoding programmed cell death protein 2 translates to MAVASAGPAELGFVEAAPAWRLRSEQFPSKVGGRPAWLGAAGLPGPEELACALCGRPLAFLLQLYAPLPDRADAFHRCLFLFCCRVPPCCAGLRVFRNQLPRKNDFYSYEPPSENPPPETGESVCLQLKSGAHLCRVCGCLGPKTCSRCHKAHYCSKEHQTLDWRLGHKQACTQSEYLDRTIPDHNFLFPEFEIVIETEDEITPEVVEKENESEIIGSMGEVPEEELDSMAKHESREDKIFQKFKTKIALEPEQVLRYGRGIAPIWISGENIPQEKDIPDCPCGAKRIFEFQVMPQLLNYLKADTLGTSVDWGVVAVFTCAESCRLGIGYTEEFVWKQDITDTP, encoded by the exons ATGGCGGTGGCCAGCGCGGGGCCGGCTGAGCTGGGCTTCGTGGAAGCAGCGCCGGCGTGGCGGCTGCGCAGCGAGCAGTTCCCAAGCAAGGTGGGCGGGCGGCCGGCGTGGCTGGGCGCTGCCGGGCTGCCGGGGCCAGAGGAGCTGGCCTGCGCGCTGTGCGGCCGCCCGCTGGCCTTCTTACTGCAGCTCTACGCGCCGCTGCCCGACCGAGCCGACGCCTTCCACcgctgcctcttcctcttctgctgcCGGGTGCCGCCGTGCTGCGCCGGTTTGCGCG tttttagaAATCAGCTACCCAGGAAAAATGACTTTTACTCCTATGAACCACCTTCTGAGAATCCTCCTCCAGAGACAGGAGAGTCTGTGTGCCTCCAGCTCAAGTCTGGTGCTCATCTCTGCAGAGTTTGTGGCTGTTTAGGCCCCAAAACATGCTCCAGATGTCACAAGGCACATTACTGCAGTAAGGAGCATCAGACTCTAGACTGGAGATTGGGACATAAGCAGGCTTGTACACAGTCAG AATATTTGGACAGAACAATTCCGGATCACAACTTCCTTTTTCCAGAATTTGAAATTGTAATAGAAACAGAAGATGAGATTACACCTGAagttgttgaaaaagaaaatgaatcagaaattaTAGGAAGCATGG GTGAAGTACCTGAGGAGGAATTGGATTCCATGGCAAAACATGAATCCAGGGAAGATAAAATTTTCCAGaagtttaaaactaaaatagCCCTTGAGCCAGAACAG GTTCTCAGATATGGCAGAGGGATTGCACCCATCTGGATCTCTGGTGAAAATATCCCTCAAGAAAAGGATATTCCAGATTGCCCCTGTGGTGCCAAGAGAATATTTGAATTCCAG GTCATGCCTCAGCTGCTCAACTACCTGAAGGCCGACACTCTGGGCACGAGTGTCGATTGGGGTGTTGTGGCTGTCTTCACCTGTGCTGAAAGCTGCAGACTGGGGATTGGCTACACAGAGGAATTTGTTTGGAAGCAAGATATAACAGATACACCCTAA